Proteins found in one Triticum urartu cultivar G1812 chromosome 4, Tu2.1, whole genome shotgun sequence genomic segment:
- the LOC125553922 gene encoding uncharacterized protein LOC125553922 translates to MGNSLRCCLACVLPCGSFDLIRIVHLNGHIEEYSRPVTAGEVMAAHPSHVVSRPCSQGGARRILIVDPDSELERGCFYFLVPTSSVPEKKRKPSSQPQQKKVRSSSTSKPTSVSSSAGAGAGANKVTKDRGAGDSYLAEVLSEGKARCKRSRSVRATVWRPHLQIIPEEALE, encoded by the coding sequence ATGGGCAACAGCCTGCGGTGCTGCCTGGCCTGCGTCCTCCCCTGCGGCTCCTTCGACTTGATCCGCATCGTCCACCTCAACGGCCACATCGAGGAGTACTCGCGCCCGGTCACCGCCGGCGAGGTCATGGCGGCGCACCCCAGCCACGTGGTGAGCCGGCCGTGCTCCCAGGGCGGCGCGCGGCGGATCCTCATTGTCGACCCCGATTCGGAGCTGGAGCGGGGGTGCTTCTACTTCCTGGTGCCGACCTCgtcggtgccggagaagaagaggaagccGTCGTCGCAGCCACAACAGAAGAAGGTGCGGTCATCGTCCACGTCGAAGCCGACGAGCGTGTCGAGCAGTGcgggcgccggcgccggcgctaATAAGGTGACGAAAGACCGCGGCGCCGGCGACAGCTACCTGGCGGAGGTGCTGTCGGAGGGCAAGGCCAGGTGCAAGCGCAGCCGGAGCGTCCGCGCGACGGTGTGGCGGCCGCATCTTCAGATCATCCCGGAAGAAGCTCTCGAGTGA